Proteins encoded by one window of Polyodon spathula isolate WHYD16114869_AA unplaced genomic scaffold, ASM1765450v1 scaffolds_725, whole genome shotgun sequence:
- the LOC121308481 gene encoding myosin regulatory light chain 2B, cardiac muscle isoform-like, with protein MSPKKAKKKAEKASSNVFSMFEQSQIQEFKEAFTIMDQNRDGFITKEDLRDTFAALGRLNVKNEELDDMVNEAPGPINFTVFLTMFGEKLKGSDPEETILNAFKIFDPEALGHISSDYIKTMLMTKADKFSELEVQEMFEAFPPDVSGNLDYKNLCYVITHGEEKDQE; from the exons ATG TCACCTAAGAAGGCAAAGAAGAAGGCGGAGAAGGCCAGCTCCAATGTGTTCTCTATGTTTGAGCAGTCCCAGATCCAGGAGTTTAAAGAG GCTTTCACCATCATGGACCAGAACAGGGACGGCTTCATTACCAAAGAGGATCTGAGAGACACCTTCGCAGCGCTGG GACGTCTCAATGTGAAGAATGAGGAGTTGGATGACATGGTGAATGAGGCCCCTGGACCGATCAACTTCACCGTCTTCCTCACCATGTTTGGAGAGAAGCTCAAAG GAAGCGATCCAGAGGAGACCATCCTGAACGCATTTAAGATCTTCGACCCTGAGGCCTTAGGTCACATCAGTAGTGATTA TATCAAGACCATGCTGATGACAAAAGCAGACAAATTCAGTGAGCTGGAG GTCCAGGAGATGTTTGAGGCGTTCCCTCCTGACGTCTCCGGAAATCTCGACTACAAGAACCTGTGCTACGTCATCACCCACGGAGAGGAGAAGGACCAGGAATGA